The following are encoded in a window of Platichthys flesus chromosome 11, fPlaFle2.1, whole genome shotgun sequence genomic DNA:
- the gtpbp10 gene encoding GTP-binding protein 10, whose product MVQFSRICLRKFGNFVDNLRLYVRGGSGGMGLPRLGGQGGKGGDVWVVAANNLTLKRVKDKYPHKRFLGGAGANSSVRALRGEKGKDLEILAPVGITVTTDDGRILGDLNAEGERLMVARGGPGGALYTAFEPSKGQTKHIRFDLKLIADLGLVGFPNAGKSSLLTALSNATPQIASYAFTTLKPEIGKLMYKDYKQISVADLPGLIEGAHANKGMGHKFLKHVERTKQLLFVVDVSGFQLASKTPFRPAFEAVQLLTKELELYKEELVSKPALLVVNKMDLPDAEDKLQELKEQLQNPEEFSALLPDDMRPKNYISFRHVVPVSATTGFGIDALKRCIRESLDDDAAMATKAIHQERLQALRQTSHRHS is encoded by the exons ATGGTTCAGTTCAGCAGAATCTGCCTCCGGAAg TTTGGAAACTTTGTGGATAATCTGCGTCTGTATGTCCGCGGAGGCAGCGGCGGCATGGGGCTGCCCCGTCTCGGGGGacagggaggaaaaggaggagatgTTTGGGTGGTGGCAGCGAACAACCTGACGCTGAAGCGGGTCAAGGACAAATATCCTCACAAACGTTTCCTAGGTGGAGCAGGAGCCAACAGCAG TGTCCGAGCActgagaggagaaaagggaaaggACCTGGAGATCTTAGCTCCTGTCGGCATCACTGTCACCACTGATGATGGCAGAATACTCG GTGACCTGAATGCTGAAGGGGAACGTCTGATGGTGGCGAGAGGCGGACCAGGGGGCGCCCTCTACACTGCGTTCGAGCCCAGTAAGGGTCAGACCAAGCACATCCGATTTGACCTCAAGCTCATCGCTGACCTGGGCCTGGTCGG GTTCCCAAATGCGGGAAAGTCTTCTCTGCTGACGGCCTTGTCTAACGCCACACCTCAGATCGCCAGCTACGCTT TCACAACTTTGAAGCCTGAGATCGGCAAACTGATGTATAAAGATTACAAACAG ATCTCCGTCGCTGACCTGCCGGGCCTCATTGAAGGGGCTCATGCCAATAAAGGAATGGGCCACAAGTTCCTGAAACACGTGGAGAGAACCAAGCAGCTTCTGTTTGTT GTTGATGTCTCTGGTTTCCAGCTGGCGAGTAAAACCCCGTTCAGGCCGGCCTTTGAAGCCGTGCAGCTTCTAACCAAG gagctggagttGTACAAGGAGGAGCTTGTGTCAAAGCCTGCTCTGCTGGTGGTGAATAAGATGGACCTGCCCGACGCTGAGGACAAACtacaggagctgaaggagcagctcCAAAACCCAGAAG agttctctgctctgctgccggACGACATGAGACCAAAGAATTACATCAGCTTCAGACACGTGGTTCCCGTCTCGGCCACCACCGGGTTTGGTATCGACGCTTTGAAAAGATGCATCAGAGAGTCGCTTGATGACGACGCAGCCATGGCAACCAAAGCCATCCATCAAGAAAGACTGCAGGCACTAAGGCAGACATCACACAGGCATTCATAA